From one Aquicella siphonis genomic stretch:
- a CDS encoding AI-2E family transporter: MKALANQSTLIFVSLVIITLLYLLAPILTPFLLGALLAYLVDPLVKRLEAWHVPHLLSVVLIFLSLFLGVILLISLALPLIVKQLEILAAQIPHLLDWAQNVGMPWLLQFVNINTLKTSIPATLSKTGWVISTFVESGFAAIQSIISIVLTPVVTFYLLRDWNKVIAGIKSLLPKQVAPTIIQLSRDCDEVLGAFIRGQLLVMLCLGVIYGVGLSLAGLKLGLMIGLIGGLLSIVPYLGSLFVVIAAIIAAIVQTGTKEAVISVIIVFIIGQLIEGYILTPYLVGGRIGLHPVAVIFSIMAGGALFGFFGILLALPVAAVLMAMFRFFRKRMAS; encoded by the coding sequence ATGAAAGCCCTAGCCAATCAATCAACCCTGATTTTTGTCAGTCTAGTGATTATTACACTCCTTTATCTGCTGGCGCCCATTTTGACTCCATTTCTGCTTGGTGCCCTGCTCGCCTATCTGGTTGATCCTTTGGTGAAACGTCTTGAAGCGTGGCATGTCCCGCATCTGCTTAGCGTTGTTCTGATTTTTCTGTCACTCTTTCTTGGTGTGATTCTGCTGATTTCTCTGGCCTTGCCCTTAATCGTCAAGCAGCTGGAAATATTAGCGGCACAAATACCCCACCTGCTGGACTGGGCCCAAAATGTCGGCATGCCGTGGCTGCTGCAATTCGTTAACATTAACACATTGAAAACATCCATTCCCGCAACCTTGTCGAAAACAGGCTGGGTCATCAGCACATTTGTGGAATCCGGTTTTGCCGCCATTCAATCAATCATCAGCATTGTCCTGACGCCAGTAGTGACATTCTATCTCCTGCGCGACTGGAACAAAGTTATTGCCGGCATCAAGAGTCTGCTCCCCAAACAAGTTGCGCCCACTATCATTCAATTGTCGCGCGATTGCGATGAAGTCCTGGGCGCTTTCATACGCGGTCAATTACTTGTCATGCTTTGTCTTGGCGTCATATATGGCGTTGGTTTGTCGCTGGCTGGCTTGAAGCTGGGATTAATGATAGGTTTAATAGGCGGACTGTTAAGCATCGTGCCTTACCTGGGATCCTTGTTCGTCGTCATTGCCGCGATCATTGCAGCCATAGTACAGACAGGAACCAAAGAAGCGGTTATTTCCGTGATTATTGTTTTCATCATAGGCCAATTGATAGAAGGCTATATACTGACACCTTATCTGGTCGGCGGACGCATAGGCTTGCATCCGGTCGCCGTCATATTTTCCATCATGGCAGGCGGCGCGTTATTCGGATTTTTTGGCATCCTTCTGGCTCTTCCGGTCGCAGCTGTCCTGATGGCAATGTTCAGGTTTTTCCGCAAGCGCATGGCTTCGTGA
- a CDS encoding FKBP-type peptidyl-prolyl cis-trans isomerase, with the protein MPSTNGSQTQMQSSIDKNATAGASFLNENKNKPGVVTLPDGLQYKIIKEGTGAKPTANDTVTVNYAGRLIDGTEFDSSYKRGEPATFPVSGVIAGWTEALQLMKTGSVWELYIPANLAYGEYGAPPVIGPNETLIFKVELLSVKK; encoded by the coding sequence ATGCCGTCCACGAACGGGAGTCAAACGCAAATGCAATCCTCAATTGATAAAAATGCGACGGCGGGCGCATCATTTCTAAATGAAAATAAAAACAAGCCAGGTGTGGTGACACTTCCGGACGGCCTGCAATACAAGATTATCAAGGAAGGCACAGGCGCCAAACCTACCGCCAACGATACTGTCACGGTTAACTATGCCGGCAGGTTAATTGACGGAACTGAATTTGACAGCTCCTACAAGCGCGGTGAGCCTGCCACGTTTCCGGTGAGTGGTGTCATAGCCGGCTGGACAGAAGCCTTGCAATTAATGAAAACAGGGTCTGTCTGGGAGTTATATATTCCTGCTAATCTCGCTTACGGCGAATACGGTGCGCCCCCCGTAATTGGACCGAATGAGACCCTGATTTTTAAAGTTGAATTGCTGAGTGTGAAAAAATAA
- a CDS encoding magnesium transporter CorA family protein — translation MTLLDSMAVEFDISNHKYQPVGVDSLEQMSRDSSKIYWVHCDLTKVNDFKSIAEKLHLPDDVIQLCGTEEVMPKLLDSGESLTIRLQSLISWNAHGKHQAQLGNLVIHLTSRYCLTLTDKPIPAMAEFTHSYPKALKYAKTPCFILFLILDNVINDYSEVLFDFELFVEKLDTKLRESEHNPYNDVMYMKKQVMKIKRYSTALRDILMRISGRKIPVVSEQCRVSLMNLFDHSQMIVGEADAIRDILNGTLDQIDNALMQQMNESMKVLTAFAAIFLPMTLIAGIYGMNFHWMPELQWRYGYFWALFLMFLCCFFLIFLFRKKKWL, via the coding sequence ATGACACTGCTTGATTCCATGGCTGTGGAATTTGATATATCTAACCACAAATACCAACCTGTGGGCGTGGATTCGTTGGAGCAGATGTCGCGCGATTCCTCGAAAATTTACTGGGTGCATTGCGATCTGACCAAAGTTAATGATTTCAAGTCGATCGCGGAAAAATTGCATTTGCCTGATGATGTCATCCAGTTATGCGGCACCGAAGAAGTCATGCCTAAGCTACTGGATTCAGGCGAGTCATTGACTATACGCCTGCAGTCCCTTATTTCATGGAATGCGCATGGGAAGCATCAGGCTCAACTGGGCAATCTGGTCATTCACCTGACTTCGCGTTATTGCCTGACGCTAACAGACAAGCCTATTCCTGCGATGGCTGAATTCACCCATAGTTACCCCAAGGCATTGAAATATGCAAAAACACCGTGTTTCATACTGTTTCTGATTCTGGATAATGTGATTAACGATTATTCGGAAGTGCTTTTTGATTTTGAATTATTTGTAGAAAAGCTGGATACAAAGCTGCGTGAATCAGAGCATAATCCTTACAATGATGTCATGTACATGAAAAAGCAGGTAATGAAAATCAAACGGTATTCCACCGCGCTCAGGGACATATTAATGCGGATTTCAGGGCGGAAAATTCCGGTCGTGTCCGAGCAATGCCGCGTATCACTCATGAATTTGTTTGACCACAGTCAAATGATTGTCGGAGAAGCGGATGCCATTCGCGATATTCTTAATGGCACGCTGGATCAAATTGATAACGCCTTGATGCAGCAAATGAATGAATCCATGAAGGTGTTGACGGCATTTGCCGCCATTTTTCTGCCCATGACGCTTATCGCGGGAATATATGGAATGAATTTTCACTGGATGCCGGAACTGCAATGGAGATATGGCTATTTCTGGGCGTTGTTTCTGATGTTTTTATGCTGTTTCTTCCTGATCTTTCTCTTCAGAAAAAAGAAGTGGCTTTGA
- a CDS encoding pentapeptide repeat-containing protein: protein MQRKSQQENSPPTLNPQEQLRLIRMEQQRKYKEQWLREKAKTLFAQLLALNDFFEDHVIPTGKNTDIFSSGQIADRYHYAVIELQPKLQDFLDELNDSDIDLNAVGRCMLENAGIVNVAADADQAFDLAHLNKLISLIKEKIDYVVNHINDRDSERQYHDKSIIVEIRLIKETLHSIMKRMHPEVEQEARETDSDAASLTADATEATDDDMAEPAAESNAFLLLPDEVLMNILETLPLTDLLNSRLISKTKTGVVDAVIEFVTRPGFIIRHLSHLDGIAGHQFTAFYQRTRRYQDLKRKVLAKEPLTNEEAVCYTLTRDCAALPDNLNQAMESLDLDDATRQHLELILLATKEIDYILTKTADMRYRDSGMVQHKFADNKDRLLSLLNEHHPQRFVNLLAGVDFSYMNLAGIDFSHLNLGGVILRDADLTGANLSGACLTNTDLTGALLRGIDLSTTDLGEANFSRANLAGSRLCGNSLRRADFEWAFIHQINLLDPEALHSVSTLRAYLRQFQKNISQHSPASQRKLQEQMLREIAAQIEQSDKLNQSEKIALLGAACAIVKPAKAIVGIFPFYDACQELKSRLQPSPHQKDKIEHPLKKEAAEILERIFKILNGTLSAAPAAPVRQAGRPHAVARVTRPEETRINGREFSREFKLLLECIHKDPSLNSRARITEALGISAETWHLLCLLSPVLLTPTEFPPSLVDTLPEVAGAENTDGDKRYASEVFDGAMFDIRKLQKIGLQDLESHLYEEEDFVIFDGNGRTEVRVKLGDLFITYCPGGKGSVSCTIAILDFEKRECRNVCNIDLGRYGSTPFEAFVPLDPYVNYGSATCTGWIYTPADVKCIAEAYALKKQLIEHVFASERINRAKKLIPVTHALGLHSHEGESHLASLPIEVLELACAYVYADIHKNKKGRQASPLAAVRVLSERVQQERSALPLDDEQEHSMQSCEKGKEKVVDKEKKNDKGKEKEKEKEKENRPASAMLAAPKGRQGLFAQANSAAPQQSGGATRASRRPAVQAQNTQGPTLFAGTPQQSGSTSSNRPGARRPKPVFLPDDRTSGSCLLS, encoded by the coding sequence ATGCAAAGAAAGAGCCAACAGGAAAACAGTCCCCCAACTCTCAACCCTCAGGAGCAATTAAGACTGATCAGAATGGAACAGCAGAGAAAATATAAAGAACAATGGTTGAGGGAAAAAGCCAAAACACTGTTTGCCCAGCTCTTAGCTTTGAATGATTTTTTTGAAGATCATGTTATTCCAACCGGCAAGAACACGGATATTTTTTCTTCCGGCCAGATTGCGGATCGGTATCATTATGCGGTCATAGAATTGCAGCCTAAGCTGCAAGATTTTCTGGATGAGTTAAATGATTCTGATATTGATTTGAATGCCGTTGGACGTTGCATGCTGGAAAATGCCGGCATTGTCAATGTGGCCGCCGATGCTGACCAGGCGTTTGATCTCGCGCATTTGAATAAACTCATCAGCCTTATCAAGGAAAAAATTGATTATGTTGTCAATCACATTAATGACCGGGATTCGGAAAGACAATACCATGATAAAAGTATTATCGTTGAAATCAGACTGATCAAAGAGACACTTCACAGCATTATGAAACGCATGCATCCCGAAGTAGAGCAAGAGGCACGCGAGACTGACAGTGATGCCGCATCATTAACGGCCGATGCAACGGAAGCTACAGATGATGATATGGCTGAACCGGCAGCTGAATCAAACGCATTTTTGCTGCTTCCCGACGAAGTCTTAATGAATATACTGGAAACTTTACCCCTCACTGACTTGTTGAATTCCAGACTGATTTCCAAAACCAAAACCGGTGTTGTTGATGCTGTCATTGAGTTTGTTACGCGGCCAGGTTTTATCATCCGTCATCTGAGTCACCTCGACGGTATTGCCGGCCATCAATTTACCGCGTTCTATCAGCGTACGCGGCGTTATCAGGATTTAAAGCGGAAAGTTCTGGCGAAAGAACCGTTAACCAATGAAGAAGCTGTTTGCTACACGCTGACCAGGGATTGCGCCGCATTGCCTGACAATTTAAACCAGGCCATGGAATCACTGGATTTGGATGATGCGACCAGGCAGCATCTGGAACTGATTTTGTTGGCGACAAAAGAAATTGATTATATTCTAACCAAGACGGCTGACATGCGGTATCGCGATTCCGGAATGGTCCAGCACAAGTTTGCTGACAATAAAGACCGTCTTCTCAGTCTGCTAAACGAGCATCATCCACAGCGGTTTGTCAATTTGCTGGCGGGAGTCGATTTTAGCTATATGAACCTTGCCGGGATCGATTTTTCTCATCTTAACCTGGGTGGTGTCATTTTGCGCGACGCCGATTTGACGGGCGCGAACCTGTCGGGAGCCTGTCTGACCAACACTGATTTGACCGGCGCTCTCTTGCGCGGAATAGATTTGTCTACTACGGATCTGGGCGAAGCGAATTTCAGCAGGGCCAATCTTGCCGGTTCCAGGCTTTGCGGCAACAGTCTGCGCCGCGCTGACTTTGAATGGGCATTCATTCATCAAATCAATCTGCTTGATCCTGAGGCGCTGCACAGTGTCAGCACATTGCGTGCTTATCTTCGTCAATTCCAGAAAAACATTTCACAGCATTCGCCTGCCAGCCAGCGAAAACTGCAGGAACAAATGCTGCGAGAAATCGCTGCGCAAATTGAACAATCAGATAAACTTAATCAATCCGAGAAAATCGCATTACTAGGGGCCGCATGTGCCATTGTCAAGCCCGCTAAAGCGATTGTCGGGATATTTCCCTTTTATGACGCATGTCAGGAATTGAAGTCCCGGCTCCAGCCAAGTCCGCATCAGAAAGATAAGATTGAGCATCCATTAAAAAAAGAAGCAGCGGAAATTCTCGAGCGTATTTTTAAAATTCTTAATGGGACCCTCTCCGCGGCACCAGCAGCGCCGGTGCGTCAGGCTGGAAGACCTCATGCAGTTGCACGCGTTACCCGGCCGGAAGAAACGCGAATCAATGGTAGGGAATTTTCGCGAGAATTCAAATTGCTTTTGGAGTGTATCCATAAGGATCCGTCATTAAATTCCAGAGCCAGGATTACTGAAGCATTAGGCATCAGCGCGGAAACATGGCATCTGCTCTGTCTATTGAGCCCTGTTCTGCTTACTCCTACGGAATTTCCGCCTTCTCTGGTTGATACCCTTCCTGAGGTAGCGGGTGCCGAAAACACGGATGGAGATAAACGTTATGCCAGTGAAGTATTTGATGGGGCCATGTTTGATATTCGGAAGCTTCAGAAGATCGGATTGCAAGATCTGGAAAGCCATTTATACGAAGAAGAAGATTTCGTGATATTCGACGGTAATGGCCGTACCGAGGTGAGAGTCAAACTGGGTGATTTGTTTATTACCTATTGTCCAGGGGGTAAGGGAAGTGTGTCGTGCACAATTGCCATCCTGGATTTCGAAAAGCGTGAATGTAGAAATGTTTGCAATATTGATCTTGGCCGTTATGGAAGTACGCCGTTTGAAGCATTTGTTCCGCTGGATCCTTATGTCAATTATGGCAGCGCGACTTGTACGGGCTGGATATATACTCCCGCTGATGTGAAATGTATTGCGGAAGCCTATGCGCTCAAGAAACAATTAATTGAACATGTGTTTGCTTCCGAGAGGATCAATCGCGCTAAAAAATTGATTCCCGTTACGCACGCGCTGGGATTGCATTCGCACGAAGGCGAAAGTCATTTGGCATCACTGCCCATAGAAGTGCTTGAACTGGCTTGTGCTTATGTTTACGCCGATATTCATAAAAATAAAAAAGGCCGTCAGGCTTCTCCTCTTGCCGCAGTCAGAGTGCTTTCTGAGCGCGTGCAACAGGAACGTTCAGCTTTGCCGCTGGATGACGAACAAGAGCATTCAATGCAATCCTGTGAAAAAGGGAAGGAGAAAGTCGTAGATAAAGAAAAGAAAAACGATAAAGGCAAGGAAAAGGAAAAGGAAAAGGAAAAGGAAAACAGACCGGCTTCTGCTATGCTGGCTGCTCCCAAAGGCAGGCAGGGGTTATTCGCGCAAGCGAATTCTGCCGCTCCGCAGCAATCGGGGGGAGCAACGCGAGCAAGCCGTCGTCCCGCGGTTCAAGCGCAAAATACTCAAGGCCCGACCCTGTTTGCCGGCACTCCGCAACAAAGCGGATCGACAAGCTCAAACCGTCCGGGTGCGCGCAGACCGAAACCGGTTTTCCTCCCTGATGATAGGACTTCGGGTTCTTGCTTGCTTTCATAA
- a CDS encoding HdeD family acid-resistance protein — MGLSSRITDQYLLAFGKNWVWFLLWGIAIAVLGLFAISATALTTLITVITLGLLLVLGGVVVIFDAFTFWRGKGSGFYLHVLMGILYLLAGSILIKNPLAGSVSITLLLGIAYIILGLFRVIYSLSMQMLRWGWSLFNGIITLLLGILIMANWPASSLFIIGLFVGIDLVFCGWAYIMVAIAARNFVSR, encoded by the coding sequence ATGGGATTATCGTCGCGAATTACTGATCAATACTTGCTGGCGTTTGGCAAAAACTGGGTGTGGTTTTTATTATGGGGCATCGCCATCGCCGTTTTAGGATTGTTTGCTATCAGCGCCACCGCCCTCACGACCCTGATCACCGTTATCACGCTTGGCTTACTGCTAGTACTGGGCGGCGTAGTCGTCATCTTTGACGCTTTCACATTCTGGCGCGGCAAAGGCAGCGGGTTTTATCTACACGTCTTAATGGGCATCCTCTATTTGCTGGCAGGCAGCATACTCATTAAAAATCCGCTGGCCGGCTCCGTTTCGATCACCCTGCTTTTGGGCATAGCCTATATCATTCTGGGCTTGTTTCGCGTTATATATTCTCTGTCCATGCAAATGCTGCGCTGGGGCTGGAGCCTCTTTAACGGCATCATTACCCTGCTGCTAGGTATCTTGATCATGGCAAACTGGCCGGCTTCCAGTTTATTCATTATCGGATTGTTTGTTGGAATCGATCTGGTATTCTGCGGATGGGCTTATATCATGGTCGCAATTGCAGCAAGAAATTTTGTCAGCCGGTAA
- a CDS encoding bactofilin family protein gives MSSKSTNEDTKGLNPSSQSHYPVPTDNSNVERAVPRSMIGKAVTIRGDIAAREDVLINGRLEGSIALKSNKLEIGVDGHIEANMFAKVIVVSGKAFGDVYASDQVVVTKTGSVIGDIYTADVSIEDGAHIKGNIDMQKQDVFKQHAVPEIQDESHNKSSGFGFLFKKGREHEHEQAEHDAGQGDHAHVNVSEELIPLSVNNKSDSENLYPDQSIIGESVMIKGELIAEEDVVVKGQIDGVIYFKNNSLGLGPHSQIHANIFVKSIVAHGEVKGDIYASDQIILKKPGHVNGKLHSPRVSTEKGAVIMGSIIMEAQNIEEIYANFTGSRATDQHQSGTVENRERMEAAAHPARTAEERADSGSRAAASTKESGWPIFYPRS, from the coding sequence ATGTCATCCAAGTCCACAAATGAAGACACAAAAGGATTGAATCCATCAAGCCAGAGCCACTATCCGGTTCCGACAGATAATTCAAATGTTGAAAGAGCCGTTCCGCGCTCAATGATAGGAAAAGCGGTTACCATACGCGGCGACATTGCTGCCAGGGAGGATGTCTTGATTAATGGCCGGCTTGAAGGGTCAATTGCTCTAAAATCCAATAAACTGGAAATCGGGGTTGATGGCCACATCGAAGCCAATATGTTTGCAAAAGTCATTGTCGTCAGCGGTAAGGCATTCGGTGATGTGTACGCCAGTGACCAGGTGGTCGTCACCAAGACAGGCAGTGTGATTGGGGACATTTATACTGCTGATGTGAGCATAGAAGACGGTGCGCATATCAAAGGCAATATTGACATGCAAAAACAAGATGTTTTCAAACAGCATGCTGTTCCGGAGATACAGGATGAAAGCCATAACAAGTCGTCGGGTTTTGGTTTCCTGTTTAAAAAGGGACGGGAACATGAACATGAACAGGCTGAACATGATGCGGGCCAAGGCGATCATGCGCACGTCAATGTATCAGAAGAATTGATTCCTTTATCAGTAAATAACAAGTCGGATTCCGAAAACCTTTATCCTGATCAGTCAATCATCGGTGAGTCAGTCATGATCAAAGGTGAATTGATAGCGGAAGAAGACGTGGTGGTAAAAGGTCAGATAGACGGCGTGATTTATTTCAAGAACAACAGCCTGGGTTTGGGGCCTCACTCCCAGATTCATGCCAATATTTTTGTCAAGTCTATCGTTGCTCATGGAGAAGTAAAAGGCGATATTTACGCCAGCGACCAAATTATCCTGAAAAAACCTGGACATGTGAATGGCAAGCTGCATTCACCACGCGTCAGCACAGAAAAAGGTGCTGTGATCATGGGCAGTATCATTATGGAAGCGCAAAATATTGAAGAAATCTATGCCAACTTTACTGGCTCCAGAGCAACTGATCAGCATCAATCGGGCACGGTCGAGAATAGGGAACGCATGGAGGCTGCTGCTCATCCTGCGAGAACGGCTGAAGAACGCGCGGATTCCGGCAGCAGGGCTGCGGCTTCGACCAAGGAATCTGGCTGGCCAATTTTTTATCCCCGGTCATGA
- a CDS encoding CC0125/CC1285 family lipoprotein, with product MLTSRLYGLLLLSAVLAGCATGYGPAGEVGGFEYGGYTDQRIDENTVVVTFRGNSSTSGSTAYTYLLYRCAQVTLSNGYDYFIIISSSNSSMNLNIKTRPTTYSSGLTNPPKLYTTYYYPEQYQSMSMMNTATPGYYPNQHGAVAVIKMFSGKAPAHKPRVYVARDVIAHLGPAAF from the coding sequence ATGTTAACTTCCAGATTATATGGGCTTTTGTTATTGTCTGCCGTATTGGCTGGATGTGCGACAGGCTATGGGCCGGCGGGAGAAGTAGGCGGGTTTGAGTACGGTGGATACACAGACCAGCGGATTGACGAAAACACTGTTGTCGTCACATTCAGAGGTAACAGCAGCACCAGCGGAAGCACCGCTTACACTTATTTGCTCTATCGCTGCGCACAAGTGACGCTTTCCAATGGATATGATTACTTTATTATCATATCCAGCTCCAATTCTTCCATGAATCTGAATATCAAAACGCGCCCCACCACCTATTCCAGCGGTTTGACCAATCCTCCTAAGTTATACACAACTTACTATTATCCTGAACAATATCAATCCATGTCCATGATGAATACAGCGACACCGGGTTATTACCCCAATCAACACGGAGCCGTAGCCGTGATAAAAATGTTTAGCGGAAAAGCACCAGCCCACAAGCCCAGAGTCTATGTAGCGCGGGATGTCATCGCCCACCTGGGTCCTGCCGCGTTTTAG
- a CDS encoding oxidoreductase, whose product MSAEKVWFITGCSSGFGREIAKQALATGAKVVITARNINDIAGFRNEYPDRVLLLSLDVTNPEQIREAIAETIKKFSRIDVLVNNAGYGIVGAIEEIPEAEVRKIFDTNFYAVLNLTRAALPFMRKQKSGHIVNMSCAGGIISTPFLGIYNASKFALEGMSEALAQELDPLGIHVTLIESGPLRTKFLEHSLLKFDGIEDYNEQRNLLLNALDHYKGNQPGDPEKIAQTIIQVVANPVPPLHLPLGKFAYERIREKISTLSDTMSSWEAVAIDTDYK is encoded by the coding sequence ATGTCCGCTGAAAAAGTCTGGTTTATCACTGGGTGTTCTTCGGGTTTTGGCAGAGAGATTGCCAAGCAGGCGCTTGCAACAGGAGCCAAAGTTGTCATTACAGCCAGGAACATAAACGACATCGCGGGTTTCAGAAATGAATATCCCGACAGAGTATTGCTTTTGAGTCTGGATGTGACCAACCCGGAACAGATCAGGGAAGCGATAGCCGAGACCATTAAAAAATTCAGCCGCATCGATGTTCTCGTGAATAACGCAGGATATGGAATCGTTGGCGCTATCGAAGAAATTCCCGAAGCGGAAGTGCGTAAAATTTTCGACACCAACTTTTATGCCGTTCTCAACCTGACACGCGCCGCCCTGCCTTTCATGCGTAAACAGAAATCCGGGCATATCGTGAATATGTCATGCGCGGGCGGGATCATCTCGACACCGTTTCTGGGAATTTATAACGCGAGTAAATTTGCACTTGAAGGCATGTCGGAAGCGCTGGCACAAGAACTGGACCCGCTGGGAATACATGTCACCCTGATTGAATCAGGCCCATTACGCACCAAATTCCTGGAACATTCCCTGCTGAAATTTGACGGTATTGAAGATTATAATGAACAACGAAACCTGCTGCTCAACGCTCTGGATCATTACAAGGGAAACCAGCCAGGCGATCCTGAGAAAATCGCACAAACCATCATTCAGGTAGTCGCGAATCCAGTGCCGCCATTACATCTGCCGCTGGGCAAGTTCGCCTATGAGCGGATACGGGAAAAAATCTCTACTCTTTCCGATACCATGTCATCATGGGAAGCTGTAGCGATTGACACAGACTACAAATAG
- a CDS encoding L,D-transpeptidase, translating to MRNAGSGFPQLALLTVAALTLSACSSMSSDMSSDGGSMYSYNAPADYSSRLPAQIETREKVVVVDPRVHAWGAYDKDGSLVRSGLATAGSSWCPDIGRPCKTSAGHFRVNSLGSADCKSKIFPIPKGGAPMPYCMFFHGGQALHGVHEGEVVEGNISHGCVRLHVSDAEWLRFNFVNVGTKVIVRPY from the coding sequence ATGCGAAATGCTGGATCCGGTTTTCCGCAATTGGCATTGCTTACCGTCGCAGCTCTCACCCTAAGCGCCTGCTCGTCCATGTCATCCGACATGTCATCAGACGGCGGCTCCATGTATTCATATAATGCACCAGCAGATTATTCATCGCGATTACCCGCTCAAATTGAAACCCGGGAAAAGGTGGTGGTAGTCGATCCACGCGTGCACGCCTGGGGCGCTTATGACAAAGACGGGAGCCTAGTCCGCTCGGGACTCGCCACAGCAGGATCAAGCTGGTGTCCTGACATAGGCCGACCCTGCAAGACCTCCGCCGGCCATTTTCGCGTGAATTCCCTAGGTTCTGCTGATTGCAAGTCCAAGATCTTTCCCATTCCCAAAGGCGGCGCACCCATGCCTTACTGCATGTTCTTTCATGGCGGCCAGGCTTTGCACGGGGTACATGAAGGTGAAGTGGTGGAAGGCAATATAAGCCACGGCTGCGTGCGCTTGCATGTATCTGACGCCGAATGGCTGCGATTCAACTTTGTCAATGTCGGCACCAAGGTAATCGTCAGACCCTATTAG
- a CDS encoding M28 family peptidase translates to MITMPGTSYSGPFLPLSPSEKAISLKLKNHVTYLAGTLGERNSVYVKNYQAAAEYIEDTFRHFGLNVTDQKYIADDVMVRNIIAEKRGHSKPEEVIIIGAHYDTVYGSPGADDNASGVAAVMLLAELLKDKTLERTIRFIAFANEEPPIFYTSDMGSWRYARLMREKNENIVAMFSIESIGYYTEEENSQSYPPLLGLVYPARGNFIGFVGNLASRKLVQQVISIFRSQVSFPSEGIAAFSLIPGVSWSDHWSFWKHGYHAVMVTDTVPYRNPHYHLGTDRPDTLDYERMARVTNGLSNVMIELSGSAIDK, encoded by the coding sequence ATGATAACCATGCCAGGCACTTCATATAGCGGGCCGTTTTTGCCCTTGTCTCCTTCTGAGAAAGCGATAAGCTTGAAATTAAAAAATCACGTCACTTATCTTGCCGGCACGCTGGGTGAGCGCAATAGCGTATATGTAAAAAATTATCAAGCCGCGGCGGAGTACATAGAAGATACTTTTCGCCATTTTGGTTTAAATGTCACTGATCAGAAATATATAGCCGATGATGTGATGGTAAGAAATATCATCGCTGAAAAACGCGGTCATTCAAAGCCGGAAGAAGTGATCATCATAGGTGCCCATTATGATACGGTTTATGGATCTCCGGGAGCGGATGACAATGCCTCAGGTGTGGCGGCAGTGATGTTGCTGGCTGAGCTGCTGAAAGATAAAACCTTGGAACGAACAATACGATTCATTGCTTTCGCCAATGAAGAACCGCCGATTTTTTATACCTCGGATATGGGAAGCTGGCGTTATGCCCGGTTGATGCGTGAGAAAAATGAAAACATTGTCGCCATGTTTTCCATAGAAAGCATAGGCTATTATACTGAAGAGGAAAATAGTCAATCCTATCCTCCTTTGCTGGGATTGGTTTATCCGGCCAGAGGAAATTTCATTGGGTTTGTGGGTAACCTTGCATCACGCAAATTGGTGCAACAAGTCATTTCCATTTTCCGAAGCCAGGTATCGTTTCCATCTGAAGGCATTGCGGCGTTCAGTCTTATTCCTGGTGTCAGCTGGTCAGACCACTGGTCTTTCTGGAAGCATGGCTACCATGCTGTTATGGTGACTGATACCGTACCTTACCGAAATCCGCATTATCATCTGGGCACAGACAGGCCGGATACACTGGATTACGAGCGCATGGCTCGTGTGACCAACGGATTATCGAATGTAATGATAGAATTATCGGGAAGTGCGATAGATAAATAA